In one window of Erythrolamprus reginae isolate rEryReg1 chromosome 1, rEryReg1.hap1, whole genome shotgun sequence DNA:
- the AKAP5 gene encoding A-kinase anchor protein 5: protein MEAQNMEHSTKGIQMDTEQQLESSNTTDPIIVPDGPAKKASISSIFCFKKRKKSCEKEEDKDENHEPNSLGLRPANQPSDMGHNETEVSNPFWTSGGAWVAFKRLVTLRRRSKSSLKKQTQACSHVHLDVDIGDSGRTRFSKQHAGSGSKIPCLRLSRNKKRTSHSEMIEQHDCEKKGNDTASILNNKSNKEPEIVAMEVPLDTKQSPSRGLQEGESNSGAMTNMENANRENTFPDPNCYIDNGVPSEIIHSETALVTEEEKQIFQLHHGTLYGNFEELENQKFSFNVDISPPIPQELPESEQLIGREGTKETKSQPFGAGCVDVVAKSEDAAAKEGHSIEVMLHCSPSVMEDEASDILVCFDEGEKSEENQFTLPGAGIVIMITEAEDDQDEEEESAPACEMFAFPQAIKQKGKKKTGKNKASTAGCNHVKEDQASSSQQVASSFGTNSQEHWTSEQYEMMLIETAASLVKTAIQSSVEQLVNEMALEQNKQNSVL, encoded by the coding sequence ATGGAAGCCCAAAATATGGAACATTCCACAAAAGGAATTCAGATGGACACTGAGCAACAATTGGAATCGTCAAATACAACTGATCCAATTATTGTCCCTGACGGTccagccaaaaaagcttctatctcttctatcttttgttttaagaaaaggaaaaagtctTGCGAGAAGGAAGAAGACAAGGATGAGAACCATGAACCCAATTCACTTGGCTTAAGGCCTGCTAACCAGCCTTCTGACATGGGGCACAATGAAACGGAGGTTTCAAATCCATTTTGGACTTCAGGAGGTGCCTGGGTGGCTTTCAAACGACTAGTAACATTAAGGAGAAGATCCAAATCCTCTCTGAAGAAACAAACACAGGCTTGTTCTCATGTACATCTAGATGTGGACATAGGAGATTCTGGCAGGACACGATTTTCTAAGCAGCATGCCGGTTCTGGTTCTAAAATTCCCTGCCTAAGACTCTCCCGAAATAAAAAAAGGACCAGCCACTCTGAAATGATAGAACAGCATGATTGCGAGAAAAAAGGAAATGATACCGCAAGCATCCTGAATAATAAAAGTAACAAAGAGCCAGAGATTGTGGCTATGGAAGTTCCACTTGATACAAAGCAATCTCccagcagaggtcttcaggaagGAGAAAGCAACAGTGGAGCCATGACAAATATGGAAAATGCCAATAGAGAGAACACGTTTCCTGATCCCAATTGTTATATTGACAATGGAGTTCCGTCAGAAATAATCCATTCTGAAACTGCTCTTGTAACTGAAGAAGAGAAGCAGATATTTCAGTTACATCATGGGACCCTCTATGGAAACTTTGAAGAATTGGAAAATCAGAAGTTCAGTTTTAACGTTGACATCAGTCCTCCCATTCCTCAGGAGCTGCCTGAAAGCGAACAACTTATAGGAAGAGAGGGAACCAAAGAGACCAAGTCACAGCCATTTGGGGCAGGCTGTGTTGACGTTGTGGCCAAAAGCGAGGATGCTGCTGCTAAGGAAGGTCATTCCATTGAAGTGATGTTGCATTGCAGCCCATCTGTAATGGAAGACGAGGCTTCAGACATACTGGTTTGTTTTGatgagggagagaaaagtgaagaaAACCAGTTTACCCTTCCTGGGGCTGGCATTGTAATCATGATCACTGAAGCTGAAGATGAtcaggatgaggaagaagaatcAGCCCCTGCCTGTGAAATGTTTGCTTTTCCTCAAGCCATCaagcaaaaagggaagaaaaaaactgGCAAAAACAAAGCTTCTACGGCAGGGTGCAACCACGTGAAGGAAGACCAAGCATCATCCTCCCAGCAGGTCGCATCTTCCTTTGGCACCAACAGCCAGGAACACTGGACTTCAGAGCAATATGAAATGATGTTGATTGAAACAGCTGCATCGCTTGTGAAGACAGCCATCCAGTCATCTGTTGAGCAGCTGGTCAATGAAATGGCTTTggagcaaaacaaacaaaacagtgtTTTATGA